From a single Rodentibacter sp. JRC1 genomic region:
- a CDS encoding S8 family peptidase yields the protein MSEKYLPIKVVLKRNQDTKANQGGGSIKFFGEVTDRLKADLIDKFNDVSTYYASVFSQAPTVPAVGKITVREEAIAKSHKPNDLCRFCSIIGGEHLDEIYIKVTEKDIERTVQLIQNPPSEKIKANLTVIKDIQPIAAKDKIAATLQGLNREQFEQVKHRIKIKLFDFDDDLDNLRVSQYVTQQLDHLGFQKQYEFIHYGSLNLIKLQVNDYQDIDSLSQINGIKLIDVFQRFSLPKLNQLNIDFRNSFSTLNFDEKETTIGIIDSGISVDNPYLAQDIIAREVYVAETYQNPSHGTFIASMIQYGNLLNDLPEAQHSRFKFIDIVALPNGDERYGEVDDIGEDDLMVIIKQTMQKYANSTKIWNLSLGMPDNICDSSISTFGEFLDQMQAQYNVQFVVSSGNYLLHRQWPSNIAEGDDQDRIISPADSVRAISVGSVALFDSEDSVVKKNEPSSFSRRGPGVGYSVKPDIVEYGGNCDFQTSYDGIGMRGMDCQGNVIEGIGTSYAAPALRRS from the coding sequence AATTAAAGTGGTGTTAAAAAGAAATCAAGACACGAAAGCAAACCAAGGAGGTGGTTCAATTAAATTTTTTGGTGAAGTGACTGATAGATTAAAAGCGGATTTGATTGATAAATTCAATGATGTTTCAACATATTATGCCTCAGTATTTAGTCAGGCCCCGACAGTACCTGCCGTTGGCAAGATTACAGTACGGGAAGAGGCTATTGCTAAATCGCATAAACCAAATGATTTATGTCGTTTTTGTTCGATTATTGGTGGCGAACACCTTGATGAGATTTATATTAAAGTGACGGAAAAAGATATTGAGAGAACCGTTCAACTTATTCAGAATCCACCCTCTGAGAAAATTAAAGCCAATCTAACCGTGATTAAAGACATTCAGCCCATTGCGGCGAAAGATAAAATCGCTGCGACGTTGCAAGGTTTGAATCGCGAGCAATTTGAGCAAGTTAAGCATAGAATTAAAATTAAACTGTTTGATTTTGATGATGATTTGGATAATTTAAGAGTTTCTCAGTACGTTACTCAACAGTTAGACCATCTTGGTTTTCAAAAGCAATATGAATTTATTCATTATGGTTCATTGAATCTAATTAAATTGCAAGTGAATGATTATCAAGATATTGATTCTCTGTCTCAAATTAATGGCATTAAGTTGATTGATGTTTTTCAGCGCTTTTCTTTGCCAAAGTTAAATCAGCTTAATATCGACTTCAGAAATTCATTTTCTACACTGAATTTTGATGAAAAGGAGACGACCATTGGGATTATTGATAGTGGAATTAGTGTTGATAACCCCTATTTAGCACAAGATATCATTGCAAGAGAAGTTTATGTGGCAGAAACCTATCAAAATCCATCACATGGTACGTTTATTGCATCGATGATCCAATATGGCAATCTGTTAAATGATCTGCCTGAAGCGCAGCATTCTCGCTTTAAATTTATTGATATTGTTGCGCTGCCAAATGGTGATGAACGTTATGGAGAGGTGGATGATATTGGTGAAGATGACTTAATGGTAATTATTAAACAGACAATGCAGAAATATGCAAATAGTACCAAGATCTGGAATTTATCATTAGGTATGCCAGATAATATTTGTGACTCGTCTATTTCGACATTCGGCGAATTCTTAGATCAGATGCAAGCGCAATATAATGTGCAATTTGTGGTATCAAGCGGTAATTATCTTTTACATCGTCAGTGGCCGTCTAATATTGCAGAGGGAGATGATCAAGATCGAATTATCTCGCCAGCGGATTCCGTTCGGGCAATTAGCGTGGGCTCGGTGGCATTATTTGATTCAGAAGATTCCGTAGTGAAGAAAAATGAACCATCTTCATTTAGTCGGCGCGGACCTGGCGTAGGCTATTCGGTTAAACCAGATATTGTGGAATATGGCGGAAATTGCGATTTTCAAACTAGTTATGATGGCATAGGTATGCGGGGGATGGATTGTCAAGGAAATGTTATTGAGGGTATTGGTACAAGCTATGCTGCCCCCGCGCTGCGAAGAAGTTAG
- a CDS encoding GPO family capsid scaffolding protein, producing MHKFNKSKWFVVATEGATTDGRTINRTWIEQMATNYDPKKYGARINLEHLKFRMLWNDEPHSKCYGDVLALKTEENQEGKLQLLAQIDPTDDLIKLNKDRQKIYTSIECDPNFADTGEAYLVGLAVTDNPASLGTEMLKFSAGATANPLTHRKEKAENLFTAAIETEFEFVEEAEKAPSVFEKIKGLFAKKEKSDDERFTDHQAALELLGEQVQKTQEKLTALSSDLATQQTELAQMKADNEKIHAQFAKLEKQPAAHYTPRPLVAGESQNADGRFF from the coding sequence ATGCACAAATTCAACAAGAGCAAATGGTTTGTCGTTGCAACGGAAGGTGCAACCACAGACGGTCGCACCATCAATCGCACTTGGATTGAACAAATGGCGACAAATTATGATCCGAAAAAATACGGCGCACGCATCAATCTTGAGCATCTTAAATTCCGTATGCTTTGGAATGATGAACCCCACTCTAAATGCTACGGTGATGTGTTGGCATTAAAAACCGAAGAAAACCAAGAAGGCAAATTGCAGTTATTGGCTCAAATCGACCCAACGGACGATTTAATCAAGCTGAACAAAGACCGCCAAAAAATCTACACCTCTATTGAATGTGATCCGAATTTTGCCGATACCGGTGAAGCCTATTTAGTGGGACTTGCCGTCACCGATAATCCGGCAAGCCTCGGCACGGAAATGTTGAAATTCTCCGCCGGTGCAACGGCAAATCCGCTCACTCATCGCAAAGAAAAAGCCGAAAACCTGTTCACTGCGGCGATTGAAACCGAATTCGAGTTTGTAGAAGAAGCTGAAAAAGCCCCTTCAGTGTTTGAAAAAATCAAAGGGTTATTTGCGAAAAAAGAAAAATCCGATGATGAACGCTTTACCGATCATCAAGCCGCCTTAGAACTACTTGGCGAACAGGTACAAAAAACACAAGAAAAATTGACCGCACTTTCTAGCGATTTGGCAACACAGCAAACGGAATTGGCACAAATGAAAGCGGACAATGAAAAAATCCATGCTCAATTTGCCAAATTGGAAAAACAACCGGCAGCCCATTACACACCACGCCCACTTGTGGCAGGTGAAAGCCAAAATGCCGATGGTCGCTTTTTCTAA
- a CDS encoding phage major capsid protein, P2 family: MKKFTQEKFTRYLAGVAADNNESESFVAAGGQFTVEPSVQQKLENAVLENSEFLKRINIVMVEEMKGSTLRLGVLSPVASRTDTNQKARETTDIHSLQENTYACEQTNFDTHLSYPILDAWAKFPDFAARVGKLKAERIALDRIMIGFNGTSVATTTDRTKNPLLQDVNKGWLSQIEEKAPARVMKEEVKDSGKIEIGTGKTYKNLDALVFALKEDFIPAQYRDDTKLVAIMGSDLLADKYFPLINQEKPTEILAGDTVISQKRVGGLQAVSVPYFPKGTVLITSLDNLSIYVQEGKVRRHIKDVPERNRVEDYLSSNEAYVVENYEALAMAKNITIVETPVEPPKADTE; the protein is encoded by the coding sequence ATGAAAAAATTCACCCAAGAAAAATTTACTCGATACCTTGCAGGCGTAGCGGCGGACAACAATGAAAGCGAAAGTTTTGTTGCCGCAGGCGGTCAGTTCACCGTTGAGCCAAGCGTTCAGCAAAAATTAGAAAATGCGGTGCTTGAAAACTCTGAATTTTTAAAACGCATCAATATTGTGATGGTTGAAGAAATGAAGGGCTCGACATTGCGTTTAGGTGTATTAAGCCCGGTAGCAAGCCGCACCGATACCAACCAAAAAGCCCGTGAAACCACCGATATTCACAGCTTGCAAGAAAATACCTACGCTTGCGAACAAACCAATTTTGACACTCATTTGAGCTACCCGATTTTAGATGCTTGGGCGAAATTCCCTGATTTTGCGGCACGTGTCGGCAAATTGAAAGCCGAACGTATTGCACTCGACCGTATTATGATCGGCTTTAACGGTACAAGTGTCGCCACAACCACCGACCGAACCAAAAACCCGCTATTGCAAGATGTAAACAAAGGTTGGTTAAGTCAAATTGAAGAAAAAGCCCCGGCACGGGTGATGAAAGAAGAAGTCAAAGACAGCGGCAAGATTGAAATCGGCACTGGTAAAACTTACAAAAACCTTGATGCCCTTGTCTTTGCACTGAAAGAAGATTTTATCCCTGCACAATATCGTGACGACACCAAACTGGTCGCCATTATGGGCAGTGATTTACTTGCGGATAAATACTTCCCATTAATCAATCAAGAAAAACCGACCGAAATTTTGGCGGGTGACACCGTGATCAGCCAAAAACGTGTGGGCGGTTTACAAGCGGTTTCCGTGCCGTATTTCCCGAAAGGCACAGTGCTTATCACCTCGCTTGATAATTTATCCATCTACGTACAAGAAGGCAAAGTACGCCGCCACATTAAAGACGTGCCGGAACGTAACCGAGTGGAGGATTATTTATCTTCTAACGAGGCATACGTTGTGGAAAATTACGAAGCCTTAGCAATGGCGAAAAATATCACCATTGTTGAAACACCGGTTGAACCGCCTAAAGCTGACACGGAATAA
- a CDS encoding terminase large subunit domain-containing protein → MTEKIKLTEDEELAVNKIDSSTKRQAQVKYWNGFKVAEIARQLGIPASTISSWIKREKWDEIAPIGRVEITLETRLCQLILKEPKSGTDFKEIDLLGRQIERAARVKKYSYGDGNEVDLNPKLANRNKGERKKAEQNAITQEQEELLINGFLGGMFEYQRVWHKAKIHRIRNILKSRQIGATFYFAHEAFIDALTTGHNQIFLSASKKQALQFRSYIVNYAKQTADVDLKGETIKLPNGAELIFLGTNSATAQSYHGNLYFDEVFWVPKFDVMRKVASGMAAQKMYRQTYFSTPTTIAHPAYAFFSGKAFNRNRAKSEKVEIDISHENLRAGKLCADRQWKQIVSIYDALEGGCNLFNIDDLIAENSKEEFEQLFLCQFADDNSSAFKFADLQHCLVDSYEEWTDFNPNYQRPFGNREVWLGYDPAFTGDRAALCLVAPPRVEGGDYRVLHWQTFHGMDYETQAGRIKQFCDDYNITRIVIDKTGMGSGVYQEVKKFYPMVIGLDYSADLKNEMVLKTQNLIQKRRLKFDGNEIITSFMTVKKRITGTGKMTYVSDRSEEASHGDLSWAIMNCILNVPYGFGGDVAGSQTTIFTFE, encoded by the coding sequence ATGACAGAGAAAATCAAGCTCACTGAAGATGAAGAATTAGCGGTAAATAAGATTGATAGTAGTACAAAACGCCAAGCGCAAGTCAAATATTGGAATGGTTTTAAAGTAGCGGAAATTGCCCGTCAATTAGGCATTCCGGCAAGTACGATATCCTCTTGGATTAAACGGGAAAAATGGGACGAAATTGCACCCATCGGGCGAGTCGAAATCACCCTAGAAACCCGTCTTTGCCAGTTGATTTTAAAAGAGCCGAAATCAGGCACGGATTTCAAAGAAATTGATTTATTAGGACGGCAAATAGAACGTGCCGCCCGAGTGAAAAAATATTCCTATGGTGATGGCAATGAAGTGGATTTAAATCCGAAACTTGCCAATCGTAACAAAGGGGAGCGAAAAAAAGCCGAACAGAATGCCATTACCCAAGAACAAGAAGAGTTATTGATTAATGGCTTTCTTGGGGGAATGTTTGAATATCAACGGGTGTGGCATAAAGCGAAAATACATCGCATTCGTAACATTTTGAAAAGTCGTCAGATTGGGGCAACTTTTTATTTTGCCCACGAAGCCTTTATTGATGCACTCACCACCGGGCATAACCAAATCTTTTTATCCGCCAGTAAAAAACAGGCACTGCAATTCCGTTCTTACATTGTGAACTATGCCAAACAAACCGCAGACGTGGATTTGAAAGGGGAGACAATCAAGCTGCCGAATGGGGCGGAGTTGATTTTTCTTGGGACAAATTCCGCTACCGCACAATCTTATCACGGCAATTTATATTTTGATGAAGTGTTTTGGGTGCCGAAATTTGATGTGATGCGCAAAGTGGCAAGCGGTATGGCGGCGCAAAAGATGTATCGCCAAACCTACTTTTCAACTCCGACCACTATTGCGCACCCCGCTTATGCGTTTTTTTCCGGCAAAGCCTTTAATCGCAACCGTGCAAAATCCGAAAAGGTCGAAATCGATATTTCTCATGAAAATTTGCGTGCCGGCAAGTTGTGTGCTGATCGCCAATGGAAACAGATTGTGAGCATTTATGATGCATTAGAGGGCGGTTGTAATCTGTTTAATATTGATGATTTGATTGCGGAAAACAGCAAAGAAGAATTTGAACAGTTGTTTTTGTGTCAATTTGCCGATGATAACAGCTCTGCCTTTAAATTTGCCGATTTGCAACATTGCCTAGTGGATAGCTATGAAGAATGGACTGATTTCAATCCTAATTATCAACGTCCTTTTGGCAATCGTGAAGTGTGGTTGGGTTATGATCCCGCATTTACCGGTGACCGTGCCGCACTTTGTCTTGTTGCGCCGCCAAGAGTTGAAGGCGGTGATTATCGTGTGCTGCACTGGCAAACCTTCCACGGGATGGATTATGAAACCCAAGCGGGGCGAATTAAACAATTTTGCGATGATTACAATATCACCCGCATTGTGATTGATAAAACCGGAATGGGGTCGGGTGTTTATCAAGAGGTCAAAAAATTTTATCCGATGGTGATTGGGCTAGATTATAGCGCAGATTTAAAAAATGAGATGGTGCTGAAAACCCAAAATCTGATCCAAAAACGCCGTTTGAAATTTGATGGTAACGAGATCATCACCAGTTTTATGACCGTGAAAAAACGCATTACCGGCACGGGCAAAATGACCTACGTTTCCGACCGTTCGGAAGAGGCGAGCCACGGCGATCTTTCGTGGGCGATTATGAACTGCATTTTGAATGTGCCTTATGGTTTTGGCGGTGATGTTGCCGGCAGTCAAACCACCATTTTTACTTTTGAATAG
- a CDS encoding phage portal protein codes for MKKSRKKMTALSQATVETFSFGEPIPVLDRAEILNYFEPVLMYQKYYNPPINLSYLSKALNASPHHQSAVTVKKNILLSTCKTTALLPRTQLEKLVQDYLIFGNAYIEVVRNGFGQVVSLNAPLAKYMRVGVEQGVFYQVVNGCDEYQFAKGSVFNLINPDVNQEIYGVPEYLAALQSAFLNESATLFRRKYYLNGAHAGAIIYMTDPTQNKDDVAAIKEQIRQTKGKGNFKNLFIHIPNGKKEGIQVIPLSDAVAKDEFLNIKNTSRDDVLAAHRVPPQLMGIIPNNTGGFGDVEKATKVFFVNEIIPLQERLKEINQIVGEEVIRFVDYKLLEQE; via the coding sequence ATGAAAAAATCACGTAAAAAAATGACCGCACTTTCTCAAGCCACGGTGGAAACCTTTAGCTTTGGCGAACCTATCCCCGTGCTTGACCGGGCGGAAATTCTCAATTATTTCGAGCCGGTATTGATGTATCAGAAATACTACAATCCACCGATTAATTTGAGTTATCTTTCCAAAGCCCTCAATGCTTCGCCTCATCATCAAAGTGCGGTAACGGTGAAGAAGAATATTTTGCTTTCTACCTGTAAAACGACCGCACTTTTGCCTCGCACCCAGTTAGAAAAATTGGTGCAGGATTATTTGATTTTCGGCAACGCCTACATTGAAGTGGTGCGTAATGGCTTTGGCCAAGTTGTGTCGCTAAATGCGCCCCTTGCAAAATATATGCGTGTGGGTGTGGAACAGGGCGTATTTTATCAAGTGGTGAATGGCTGTGATGAATATCAATTTGCCAAAGGCTCGGTGTTTAATTTGATTAATCCTGATGTGAACCAAGAAATCTATGGCGTACCGGAATATTTGGCAGCGTTGCAATCAGCGTTCTTAAATGAAAGTGCCACATTGTTCCGCCGCAAATATTATTTGAATGGTGCGCACGCCGGGGCAATTATTTATATGACTGACCCAACGCAGAATAAAGACGATGTCGCAGCAATCAAGGAACAAATCCGGCAAACAAAAGGAAAAGGCAATTTTAAAAATTTGTTTATTCATATTCCGAATGGCAAGAAAGAGGGCATTCAAGTGATTCCACTTTCAGATGCGGTGGCGAAAGATGAGTTCCTCAATATTAAGAATACCAGCCGTGATGATGTACTTGCCGCACACCGTGTACCGCCACAACTGATGGGGATTATCCCAAATAACACCGGAGGCTTTGGTGATGTCGAAAAAGCAACTAAGGTTTTTTTTGTGAATGAAATTATTCCACTGCAGGAGCGGCTTAAAGAGATCAATCAAATAGTCGGTGAAGAAGTAATTCGCTTTGTTGATTACAAATTACTAGAGCAAGAATAA